From a region of the Tenggerimyces flavus genome:
- a CDS encoding class I SAM-dependent methyltransferase, whose product MSGVGANLDNAASVRANRSWWDANADEYQAEHGTFLRDTGFVWGPEGLDESSARLLGDVAGRRVLEVGCGAAQCARWLRSSGASPVGLDLALRQLQHSRRISEQTGLDVPVVCADAGRLPFSDGVFDAACSAYGALPFVADAGLVLREVRRALRPGGAFVFSVTHPIRWAFLDDPSHRGLVVNQSYFDRTPYVEHDESGRPSYAEHHRTIGDWVRLIAEAGFALRDLVEPEWPDGNRQTWDGWSPLRGQLIPGTAIFCCVKTRQG is encoded by the coding sequence ATGAGCGGCGTGGGAGCGAATCTGGACAACGCCGCGTCGGTGCGCGCCAACCGGAGCTGGTGGGACGCGAACGCCGACGAGTACCAGGCGGAGCACGGGACATTCCTCCGCGACACCGGCTTCGTGTGGGGACCGGAGGGACTGGACGAGTCGTCGGCGCGGTTGCTGGGCGACGTCGCCGGCAGGCGGGTGCTCGAGGTCGGCTGCGGGGCGGCCCAGTGCGCGCGCTGGCTGCGCTCTTCCGGCGCGTCGCCGGTTGGCCTCGACCTGGCCTTGCGACAGCTGCAGCACTCCCGGCGGATCTCGGAGCAGACCGGCCTGGACGTACCCGTGGTGTGCGCGGACGCCGGTCGGCTCCCGTTCTCCGACGGTGTGTTCGACGCGGCGTGCTCGGCGTACGGGGCGCTGCCGTTCGTGGCCGACGCCGGCCTGGTGCTGCGCGAGGTGCGACGGGCGCTCCGGCCGGGTGGGGCGTTCGTGTTCAGCGTCACGCATCCGATCCGCTGGGCGTTCCTCGACGACCCGTCGCACCGCGGGTTGGTCGTGAACCAGTCGTACTTCGACCGCACGCCGTACGTCGAGCACGACGAGTCCGGCCGGCCGAGCTACGCCGAGCACCACCGCACGATCGGCGACTGGGTCAGGCTGATCGCCGAAGCGGGCTTCGCATTGCGCGACCTCGTCGAGCCGGAGTGGCCCGACGGCAACCGCCAGACCTGGGACGGCTGGAGCCCGTTGCGCGGCCAGCTCATTCCCGGAACGGCGATCTTCTGCTGCGTCAAAACACGCCAGGGTTGA
- a CDS encoding winged helix DNA-binding domain-containing protein, giving the protein MRTIDVAERRARVAKRQRIAAPFRTDDVAEAARSVVALHGTDPATVYLSAWARLKKPTVEQIEQALYVDRTLVRLLGMRRTMFVPPRELAPVIQASSARAIAVEQRKLLIRHLGVGSDIEDAATFLDDVAASTVRALEVRKEAFAQELSTDEPRLKTKLRMAQGKSYEAEVNITTRVLFLLSAEGKIIRGRPRGTWLSSQYRWTTPEVWLGEHLDTMTTEEAKVELVRAWLSAFGPGTIADLRWWTKWTAADVKRALATLEPTEVDLGNGTIGLVLNGDDAPTKPAVKPWLTFLPALDPTTMGWQQREWYLGEHGKRLFDTNGNAGPTIWADGRVVGGWAQRKSGEVVYQFLEDVGSEHEWRAEQEAERLTRWLGDVCVIPRFRTPLERELSA; this is encoded by the coding sequence ATGCGCACGATCGACGTGGCCGAGCGGCGGGCTCGGGTGGCGAAGCGGCAGCGGATCGCGGCGCCGTTCCGGACCGACGACGTGGCCGAGGCGGCGCGTTCGGTCGTCGCGCTGCACGGCACCGATCCCGCGACCGTCTACCTGTCCGCCTGGGCGCGGCTGAAAAAGCCGACCGTCGAGCAGATCGAGCAGGCGTTGTACGTCGACCGCACGCTCGTCCGGCTGCTCGGCATGCGTCGCACGATGTTCGTGCCGCCGCGCGAGCTCGCGCCGGTCATCCAGGCGTCGTCCGCGCGAGCGATCGCGGTCGAGCAGCGCAAGCTGCTGATCAGGCACCTCGGCGTGGGCAGCGACATCGAGGACGCGGCCACGTTCCTCGACGACGTCGCCGCCAGTACGGTCCGGGCGCTCGAGGTACGCAAGGAAGCGTTCGCCCAGGAGCTCTCCACCGACGAGCCGCGCCTGAAGACCAAGCTGCGGATGGCCCAGGGCAAGAGCTATGAGGCCGAGGTCAACATCACCACCCGCGTCCTGTTCCTGCTGTCCGCCGAAGGCAAGATCATCCGTGGCCGCCCGCGCGGCACCTGGCTCAGCAGCCAGTACCGCTGGACGACGCCCGAGGTCTGGCTCGGCGAGCACCTCGACACGATGACCACCGAAGAGGCGAAGGTCGAGCTCGTCCGCGCCTGGTTGAGCGCGTTCGGCCCGGGAACGATCGCCGACCTCCGCTGGTGGACGAAGTGGACCGCCGCGGACGTTAAGAGGGCGCTCGCCACCCTCGAGCCGACCGAGGTGGACCTCGGCAACGGCACCATCGGCCTCGTCCTGAACGGTGACGACGCGCCTACCAAGCCAGCTGTCAAGCCGTGGTTGACGTTCCTCCCCGCGCTTGATCCGACCACGATGGGTTGGCAGCAGCGGGAGTGGTACCTGGGCGAGCACGGCAAGCGGCTGTTCGACACCAACGGCAACGCCGGCCCCACCATCTGGGCCGACGGCCGCGTCGTCGGCGGCTGGGCCCAACGCAAGAGCGGCGAGGTCGTCTACCAGTTCCTCGAGGACGTCGGCAGCGAGCACGAGTGGCGAGCCGAACAAGAAGCCGAACGTCTCACTCGTTGGCTCGGCGACGTCTGCGTCATCCCCCGCTTCCGCACGCCACTAGAACGTGAGCTGTCCGCTTAG
- the rpsA gene encoding 30S ribosomal protein S1: protein MTSSIEAPLSTAPAQQETPQVAVNDVGSEEDFLAAIDETIKYFNDGDIVEGTVVKVDRDEVLLDIGYKTEGVIPARELSIKHDVDPSDVVKVGDPIEALVLQKEDKEGRLILSKKRAQYERAWGTIEQIKDEDGVVTGTVIEVVKGGLILDIGLRGFLPASLVEMRRVRDLQPYVGRELEAKIIELDKNRNNVVLSRRAWLEQTQSEVRQNFLNQLQKGQIRKGVVSSIVNFGAFVDLGGVDGLVHVSELSWKHIDHPSEVVEVGQEVTVEVLDVDLDRERVSLSLKSTQEDPWQQFARIHQIGQIVPGKVTKLVPFGAFVRVDDGIEGLVHISELAERHVEIPEQVVQVGNDVMVKIIDIDLERRRISLSLKQANEGADTVSEHFDPTLYGMAAEYDDQGNYKYPEGFDPETGEWLEGFETQQAQWEKEYAEAHTRWEAHKSQVEAARKAEAEEGPTAGDAGAGAPSTYTSTVDESAPAEGTLASDEALAALREKLTGNT, encoded by the coding sequence ATGACGAGCAGCATCGAGGCCCCGCTGTCCACAGCACCGGCCCAGCAGGAGACGCCGCAGGTAGCGGTGAACGACGTGGGTTCGGAAGAGGATTTCCTCGCCGCGATCGACGAGACGATCAAGTACTTCAATGACGGTGACATTGTCGAGGGCACCGTCGTCAAGGTCGACAGGGACGAGGTCCTGCTCGACATTGGTTACAAGACCGAGGGCGTGATCCCGGCTCGCGAGCTGTCGATCAAGCACGACGTCGATCCGAGCGATGTGGTCAAGGTCGGCGATCCGATCGAGGCCCTGGTTCTCCAGAAGGAGGACAAGGAAGGTCGGCTCATCCTCTCCAAGAAGCGCGCGCAGTACGAGCGCGCCTGGGGAACGATCGAGCAGATCAAGGACGAGGACGGCGTCGTCACCGGCACGGTCATCGAGGTGGTCAAGGGCGGCCTGATCCTCGACATCGGCCTGCGTGGCTTCCTGCCCGCGTCGCTGGTCGAGATGCGCCGCGTGCGCGACCTGCAGCCGTACGTCGGCCGCGAGCTCGAGGCGAAGATCATCGAGCTGGACAAGAACCGCAACAACGTGGTCCTGTCCCGCCGCGCCTGGCTCGAGCAGACGCAGTCGGAGGTTCGGCAGAACTTCCTCAACCAGCTGCAGAAGGGCCAGATCCGCAAGGGCGTCGTGTCGTCGATCGTCAACTTCGGTGCGTTCGTCGACCTCGGTGGCGTCGACGGTCTGGTGCACGTGTCCGAGCTGTCCTGGAAGCACATCGACCACCCGTCCGAGGTCGTCGAGGTCGGCCAGGAGGTCACGGTCGAGGTGCTCGATGTCGACCTGGACCGCGAGCGCGTCTCGCTGTCGCTCAAGTCGACGCAGGAGGACCCGTGGCAGCAGTTCGCCCGGATCCACCAGATCGGGCAGATCGTGCCGGGCAAGGTCACCAAGCTGGTTCCGTTCGGTGCGTTCGTCCGGGTGGACGACGGCATCGAGGGTCTGGTGCACATCTCCGAGCTGGCCGAGCGCCACGTGGAGATCCCGGAGCAGGTCGTTCAGGTCGGCAACGATGTGATGGTCAAGATCATCGACATCGACCTGGAGCGCCGCCGGATCTCGCTGTCGCTGAAGCAGGCGAACGAGGGTGCCGACACGGTGTCGGAGCACTTCGACCCCACGCTGTACGGCATGGCGGCGGAGTACGACGACCAGGGCAACTACAAGTACCCCGAGGGATTCGACCCGGAGACGGGCGAGTGGCTCGAGGGCTTCGAGACCCAGCAGGCGCAGTGGGAGAAGGAGTACGCCGAGGCCCACACCCGCTGGGAGGCGCACAAGTCGCAGGTCGAGGCGGCCCGCAAGGCAGAAGCCGAAGAGGGCCCCACTGCCGGCGACGCGGGAGCGGGAGCTCCGTCGACGTACACCTCCACCGTGGACGAGTCCGCACCGGCCGAGGGCACGCTCGCCTCGGACGAGGCGCTCGCCGCGCTGCGGGAGAAGCTCACCGGCAACACGTGA
- a CDS encoding FAD-binding oxidoreductase: MAKRCWWGWGYEHAAVAGAEREALMARVAALLPGHDLTDHPPPDARTLALPKPRISRPPFSDDPEDRVAHSHGKAFRDIARNLEGNVESVPDLIARPRTEQDVVDILDWCTREGVAVIPYGGGSSVVGGVEPRCAADYPGVVSLDLSAMDKVLEVDPMSRAARIQAGTFGPNLEEQLKKHDLTLRHYPQSFEFSTLGGWLATRAGGHFATLATHIDDLVESIRTVTPVGISESLRVPASGAGPSPDRLFLGSEGTLGVITEAWMRLQARPTWRASASIAFDDYAAAVTATRLVAQSGLHPANCRLLDAAEAFLNAGVSVNGGLLLLAWESADHPVDAALERGLEICRDHGGRPEERKDAAGSWREAFLRMPYQRDALVRSSLIVETFETACTWSAFGDLHAAVTTAAHDAIKQVAGRGIVTCRFTHVYPDGPAPYFGIYATGRWGSLVQQWDELKVAVSDALAAHGGTITHHHAVGRDHQPWYAKQRPEPFAMAFRAAKQALDPAGILNPGVF, translated from the coding sequence ATGGCGAAGCGTTGCTGGTGGGGCTGGGGCTACGAGCATGCCGCAGTGGCGGGCGCTGAGCGCGAAGCGCTCATGGCCCGTGTCGCCGCGCTGCTCCCCGGCCACGACCTCACCGACCACCCGCCTCCCGATGCCCGCACCCTGGCACTGCCGAAGCCGCGGATCAGCCGGCCACCGTTCAGCGACGACCCGGAGGACCGCGTCGCCCACAGCCACGGCAAGGCGTTCCGCGACATCGCCCGCAACCTCGAAGGCAACGTCGAGAGCGTCCCCGACCTGATCGCGCGCCCGCGCACCGAGCAGGACGTGGTCGACATCCTCGACTGGTGCACGCGCGAGGGCGTCGCGGTCATCCCGTACGGCGGCGGCTCATCCGTCGTCGGCGGCGTAGAGCCACGCTGCGCGGCCGACTATCCGGGCGTCGTCTCGCTCGACCTTTCGGCCATGGACAAAGTCCTCGAGGTCGACCCCATGAGCCGAGCGGCGAGGATCCAGGCCGGCACGTTCGGCCCGAACCTCGAAGAGCAGCTCAAGAAGCACGACCTCACGCTGCGGCACTACCCGCAGTCGTTCGAGTTCTCCACGCTCGGCGGCTGGCTCGCCACCAGAGCCGGCGGGCACTTCGCCACGCTCGCCACGCACATCGACGACCTGGTCGAGTCGATCCGTACGGTCACCCCGGTCGGCATCAGCGAGTCGCTGCGCGTCCCGGCCTCCGGTGCCGGACCCTCGCCGGATCGGCTCTTCCTCGGCTCCGAGGGCACCCTCGGCGTGATCACCGAGGCCTGGATGCGCCTCCAGGCGAGGCCGACCTGGCGCGCCTCCGCCTCCATCGCGTTCGACGACTACGCCGCCGCGGTCACCGCGACAAGGCTGGTCGCGCAGTCCGGGCTGCATCCCGCGAACTGCCGGCTGCTCGACGCCGCCGAGGCGTTCCTCAACGCGGGCGTCAGTGTCAACGGCGGCTTGCTGCTGCTGGCCTGGGAGTCCGCCGACCACCCGGTCGACGCCGCGTTGGAACGAGGACTCGAGATCTGCCGCGACCACGGCGGCCGCCCAGAGGAACGCAAGGACGCGGCAGGTAGCTGGCGGGAGGCGTTCCTCCGGATGCCGTACCAGCGCGACGCCTTGGTGCGTTCGAGCCTGATCGTGGAGACGTTCGAGACCGCGTGCACCTGGAGCGCGTTCGGCGACCTGCACGCCGCGGTCACCACCGCGGCGCACGACGCGATCAAGCAGGTCGCCGGCCGCGGAATCGTGACCTGCAGGTTCACCCACGTCTACCCGGACGGTCCGGCGCCGTACTTCGGCATCTACGCCACCGGCCGCTGGGGGAGCCTGGTCCAGCAGTGGGACGAGCTGAAGGTCGCGGTCTCCGACGCTCTCGCCGCACATGGCGGAACGATCACGCATCACCACGCCGTGGGGCGCGATCATCAGCCCTGGTACGCGAAACAGCGCCCCGAGCCGTTCGCCATGGCTTTCCGTGCGGCCAAGCAGGCGCTCGACCCCGCCGGAATCCTCAACCCTGGCGTGTTTTGA
- the coaE gene encoding dephospho-CoA kinase produces the protein MLRIGLTGGIASGKSEVTRLLAQLGAVVIDADLLAREVVAPGTDGLTEVTAVFGPGVLGPDGALDRPALGRVVFGDEAARRKLEAIVHPRVRARAAALEADAPPDAVVVHSIPLLVETGQARNFDQLVIVDVPEDVQIERLERTRGMSEAEARSRIAAQASRDDRRAAADVVLDNSGTLADLERQVRELWDRLQSTQPRAAQ, from the coding sequence ATGCTCCGCATCGGACTCACCGGCGGTATCGCGTCCGGGAAGAGCGAGGTCACCCGACTGCTCGCCCAGCTCGGCGCGGTCGTGATCGACGCCGACCTGCTGGCGCGGGAGGTCGTCGCGCCGGGAACGGACGGGCTCACCGAGGTCACCGCCGTCTTCGGGCCTGGCGTCCTCGGCCCGGACGGCGCGCTCGACCGTCCGGCGCTGGGCCGGGTCGTGTTCGGCGACGAGGCCGCGCGGCGCAAGCTGGAGGCGATCGTCCATCCGCGGGTCCGGGCGCGGGCGGCGGCGCTCGAGGCCGACGCGCCGCCGGACGCGGTCGTCGTGCACTCGATCCCGCTGCTCGTCGAGACGGGTCAGGCGCGGAACTTCGACCAGCTCGTGATCGTGGACGTCCCCGAGGACGTGCAGATCGAGCGGCTCGAACGTACCCGCGGCATGTCCGAGGCCGAGGCGCGGTCACGGATCGCGGCGCAGGCCAGCAGGGACGACCGCCGAGCCGCCGCGGACGTCGTGCTGGACAACTCCGGGACGCTCGCCGACCTGGAACGCCAGGTCCGCGAGCTGTGGGATCGGCTTCAGTCGACCCAGCCGAGGGCGGCGCAATAG
- a CDS encoding VOC family protein: MGIRVSNVTFDCDNPGLVAEFWAAVLDGTVETRVPNAFLGMKTAASGDFFFIRVPEQKGAKNRLHLDLDTGGAREAEVARLLELGATVVTEKDEWGHRWTVLQDPEGNEFCVA; the protein is encoded by the coding sequence ATGGGAATTCGTGTCAGCAACGTCACCTTCGACTGCGACAACCCCGGCCTCGTCGCGGAGTTCTGGGCGGCGGTGCTCGACGGCACGGTCGAGACGCGGGTCCCGAACGCGTTTCTGGGGATGAAGACGGCAGCGAGCGGAGACTTCTTCTTCATCCGCGTTCCGGAGCAGAAGGGCGCGAAGAACCGGCTGCACCTCGACCTCGACACCGGCGGCGCCCGCGAGGCGGAGGTGGCGCGGCTGCTCGAGCTCGGAGCGACGGTGGTCACGGAGAAGGACGAATGGGGCCACCGGTGGACTGTGCTGCAGGACCCGGAGGGCAACGAGTTCTGCGTGGCCTAA
- a CDS encoding methyltransferase domain-containing protein produces MEPERYIIDPAVQPGYVATRDARTFMPFLLPHLRPGLHILDAGCGVGAITLDLAATVQPGRIVGIDVDVEQVKTARTTAEQRGLAAEFEVGSAYALPFEDATFDVVYSNAVLLYLREPVKALAEMRRVLRPGGVAAVSDDDISTIVFSPADAGLDLAPGLFSKAVAHQGGNTSYSRHLRRLMLEAGFARTQGHALTPEVYGDAKATRWMADFAIGLFGAPTMADLVVAEGWASREELDRLLASLDAWAELPDAFLTWLYCAALGWVD; encoded by the coding sequence GTGGAACCTGAGCGCTACATCATCGACCCCGCCGTGCAGCCGGGGTACGTCGCGACCCGAGACGCCCGTACGTTCATGCCGTTCCTGCTCCCCCACCTGCGCCCAGGGCTGCACATCCTGGACGCGGGCTGCGGCGTCGGCGCGATCACGCTCGACCTCGCGGCGACCGTCCAGCCCGGCCGCATCGTCGGCATCGACGTCGACGTGGAGCAGGTGAAGACGGCGCGGACGACGGCCGAGCAACGCGGGCTCGCGGCGGAGTTCGAGGTCGGGTCGGCGTACGCGCTGCCGTTCGAGGACGCGACCTTCGACGTCGTGTACTCCAACGCCGTCCTGCTCTACCTCCGCGAGCCGGTGAAGGCGCTCGCTGAGATGCGTCGCGTGCTGCGCCCCGGTGGGGTCGCGGCTGTGTCCGACGACGACATCTCCACGATCGTGTTCTCGCCGGCGGACGCCGGTCTGGACCTCGCGCCGGGGCTGTTCTCCAAGGCCGTCGCGCATCAGGGCGGCAACACGAGCTACTCGCGGCACCTGCGCAGGCTCATGCTCGAGGCCGGGTTCGCACGGACCCAGGGCCACGCGCTCACGCCCGAGGTGTACGGGGACGCCAAGGCGACGCGTTGGATGGCCGACTTCGCGATCGGCCTGTTCGGCGCCCCGACCATGGCCGACCTGGTCGTTGCCGAGGGCTGGGCGTCGCGGGAGGAGCTGGACCGGCTGCTCGCCTCACTCGACGCGTGGGCGGAGCTGCCCGACGCGTTCCTGACCTGGCTCTATTGCGCCGCCCTCGGCTGGGTCGACTGA
- a CDS encoding MerR family transcriptional regulator, translating into MTEPLLPIGAFSRATLLSVKALRNYHEAGILVPASVDPQTGYRAYALSQLTDGAVLRRLRELDLPLEAAKQILLARDPAVTQRILATHQAAMRERLEQAQRIVTELQASVEQPSMHTPVHVRDEPAAHTLAVRGTVPERQFATFLGDAYPSIADAVRSASATPSGPVGALYSAVLQDEEAEPIEAYQPIAAPVTPPPGPVVLSELPAMRVAVLVHAGSYESITETYRALGAWVAQHASWSELPVRESYLISYTETADPADFRTEILWPIVGQVS; encoded by the coding sequence ATGACCGAGCCGCTGCTGCCGATTGGCGCGTTCTCCCGAGCGACGCTGCTGTCGGTGAAGGCGCTGCGCAACTACCACGAGGCGGGCATCCTCGTGCCGGCGTCGGTGGATCCGCAGACGGGCTACCGGGCGTACGCGTTGTCCCAGCTCACCGACGGCGCGGTACTGCGGCGGCTGCGCGAGCTCGACCTGCCGCTCGAGGCGGCGAAGCAGATCCTGCTGGCGCGGGATCCGGCCGTCACCCAGCGCATCCTCGCGACTCATCAGGCGGCGATGCGGGAACGGTTAGAGCAGGCGCAGCGGATCGTCACCGAGCTGCAGGCGAGCGTCGAGCAGCCGTCGATGCACACGCCGGTGCACGTGCGGGACGAGCCTGCCGCGCACACGTTGGCGGTGCGCGGGACCGTGCCCGAACGGCAGTTCGCCACGTTCCTCGGCGACGCCTACCCGTCCATCGCCGACGCGGTGCGTTCCGCTTCGGCGACGCCGTCCGGGCCGGTGGGCGCGCTCTATTCGGCGGTCCTGCAGGACGAGGAGGCCGAGCCGATCGAGGCGTACCAGCCGATCGCCGCTCCGGTCACTCCCCCGCCCGGGCCGGTCGTGTTGAGCGAGCTACCCGCGATGCGGGTGGCGGTGCTCGTTCATGCCGGCTCGTACGAGTCGATCACCGAGACCTACCGCGCGCTCGGGGCGTGGGTGGCGCAGCACGCGTCCTGGAGCGAGCTGCCGGTGCGGGAGTCGTACCTGATCAGCTACACGGAGACCGCCGATCCAGCGGACTTCCGTACCGAGATCCTCTGGCCGATCGTCGGCCAGGTGTCCTGA
- a CDS encoding phosphotransferase family protein, with translation MSELADAARELLGADVRPLAGGYSGETFLVGAAGEEAVLRLYLRDPERAEVDAALLEFVRGIVPVPRVLDQRKADLDGPAHLLLELLPGIRLDELLPEADDATKRTAGHSLGRELARLAGIPFLRAGAFAGADLAVRPWPPEGGGLRPWVESHRDVGAFAHWTAEEFDALLEVADDAQLLLDRPDSDGRSPGSLSFAARHPLSGDIRRAVGASSTSRTATRRISLCHSDLNPKNVLVDATTGEVTGLIDWEFAHAGTPYTDLGNLLRLESDEAFCVAVVQAFVAYAPPVDEGFMDLARAVDLYAMVDLVARRTGFELVERVHELVRATARTGTLAAGRPDWVALADVTTATSRGPRKIV, from the coding sequence ATGAGCGAGCTCGCCGACGCCGCACGGGAGCTGCTCGGCGCCGACGTCCGGCCGCTGGCCGGCGGCTACAGCGGCGAGACGTTCCTCGTCGGCGCCGCGGGGGAGGAAGCCGTGCTCCGGCTCTACCTGCGCGACCCGGAGCGGGCCGAGGTCGATGCCGCGCTGCTGGAGTTCGTCCGCGGCATCGTTCCCGTGCCGCGGGTGCTCGACCAGCGGAAGGCCGACCTCGACGGGCCTGCCCACCTGCTGCTCGAGCTGCTGCCCGGCATCCGGCTCGACGAGCTGCTCCCCGAGGCCGACGACGCGACGAAGCGGACTGCCGGCCACAGCCTCGGTCGGGAGCTCGCCCGGCTCGCCGGCATCCCGTTCCTGCGGGCGGGCGCGTTCGCCGGCGCCGACCTCGCCGTACGGCCGTGGCCGCCCGAGGGCGGCGGGCTGCGGCCGTGGGTGGAGAGCCACCGCGACGTCGGCGCGTTCGCGCACTGGACGGCGGAGGAGTTCGACGCGCTCCTCGAGGTCGCCGACGATGCCCAGCTGCTGCTCGACAGACCAGATTCTGATGGTCGCAGCCCCGGCTCGCTCAGTTTCGCCGCACGCCACCCCCTGTCAGGCGACATCCGACGTGCTGTCGGGGCTTCCTCGACGAGCCGGACTGCGACGAGGCGGATCAGCCTGTGCCACAGCGACCTCAATCCGAAGAACGTGCTGGTCGACGCGACGACCGGCGAGGTCACCGGGCTGATCGACTGGGAGTTCGCGCACGCCGGTACGCCGTACACCGACCTCGGCAACCTGCTCCGGCTGGAGTCCGACGAGGCGTTTTGCGTGGCTGTGGTCCAGGCGTTCGTCGCGTACGCGCCGCCTGTGGACGAGGGATTTATGGACCTGGCGCGGGCCGTCGACCTGTACGCGATGGTCGACCTCGTCGCCCGCCGAACCGGCTTTGAGCTGGTCGAACGCGTCCACGAGCTGGTGCGGGCGACCGCTCGTACCGGCACGTTGGCCGCGGGACGTCCGGATTGGGTCGCGCTGGCCGATGTGACCACGGCCACGAGCCGAGGCCCAAGAAAGATCGTATAA
- a CDS encoding M18 family aminopeptidase, with protein sequence MASAAGFFADFTTPGPSTGEAGASTHPSRSTGEADGMCAFIDASPSPFHAADEAALRLSRQGFLELEETARWPRENGRFFVRRGGSLIAWSTEHNGDVGTPFRIVGAHTDSPNLRIKPHPDVSRAGWQLLAAEPYGGPLFNTWLGRDLGLSGRVSVRTANGPALQLLKVDRPILHLPQLAPHLDRGVNADGVKLNPQQHLNPIWGVGTDLADFHGFLAKELGVEAADILGWELMTHDLAPSQRIGREGDLVSAPRLDNLGTTYAGLRAMLDAADAPASDQIPVLALFDHEEVGSVSERGAGSTLLPVVLERVVASSGGDREDLLRALAGSICASGDMAHATHPNYAERHEPSHPIQINGGPVLKQNTNLRYATDARGTGAFALACEQAGVPMQRFTNRSDLPCGTTVGPMTAAGIGVTTVDVGAPQLAMHSARELCGAYDPAMYVAALTAFLTPAA encoded by the coding sequence ATGGCATCCGCTGCGGGCTTCTTCGCCGACTTCACCACTCCGGGCCCTTCGACCGGTGAGGCCGGCGCCAGTACCCATCCCAGCCGTTCGACTGGGGAGGCCGACGGCATGTGCGCGTTCATCGACGCGTCGCCGTCGCCGTTCCACGCCGCCGACGAGGCCGCGTTGCGGCTGAGCCGGCAGGGGTTCCTGGAGCTGGAGGAGACCGCGCGCTGGCCCCGCGAGAACGGGCGGTTCTTCGTCCGCCGCGGCGGCAGCCTCATCGCGTGGAGCACCGAGCACAACGGTGACGTCGGCACGCCGTTCCGCATCGTCGGCGCCCACACCGACAGCCCCAACCTGCGGATCAAGCCGCACCCCGACGTGAGCCGCGCGGGGTGGCAGCTGCTCGCCGCCGAACCGTACGGCGGCCCGCTGTTCAACACCTGGCTCGGCCGCGACCTCGGCCTGTCCGGGCGGGTCAGCGTCCGAACGGCGAACGGGCCCGCGCTCCAGCTACTCAAGGTCGACCGGCCGATCCTGCATCTCCCGCAGCTCGCGCCGCACCTGGACCGCGGCGTCAACGCCGACGGCGTGAAGCTCAACCCGCAGCAGCACCTGAACCCGATCTGGGGCGTCGGCACCGATCTCGCCGACTTCCACGGGTTCCTCGCCAAGGAGCTCGGTGTCGAGGCGGCAGACATCCTCGGCTGGGAGCTGATGACGCACGACCTCGCGCCCAGCCAGCGGATCGGTCGCGAGGGCGACCTCGTCAGCGCGCCACGGCTGGACAACCTCGGCACGACGTACGCCGGCCTGCGCGCGATGCTCGACGCGGCCGACGCGCCCGCCAGCGACCAGATCCCGGTGCTCGCGCTGTTCGACCACGAGGAGGTCGGCAGCGTGTCCGAGCGCGGCGCCGGCTCGACGCTGCTGCCGGTCGTGCTCGAACGTGTCGTCGCCAGCAGCGGCGGCGACCGCGAGGACCTGCTCCGCGCACTGGCCGGCTCGATCTGCGCGTCCGGCGACATGGCGCACGCCACGCACCCGAACTACGCCGAGCGGCACGAGCCGTCGCACCCGATCCAGATCAACGGGGGACCGGTCCTCAAGCAGAACACCAACCTCCGCTACGCGACCGACGCTCGCGGCACCGGAGCGTTCGCCCTGGCGTGTGAGCAGGCCGGCGTCCCGATGCAGCGCTTCACCAACCGTTCCGACCTGCCCTGCGGCACCACGGTCGGCCCGATGACGGCGGCGGGGATCGGCGTCACGACGGTCGACGTCGGCGCTCCGCAGCTCGCCATGCACTCCGCGCGCGAGCTGTGCGGCGCGTACGACCCGGCCATGTACGTCGCCGCGCTGACCGCGTTCCTCACGCCAGCCGCATGA